One Podarcis muralis chromosome 1, rPodMur119.hap1.1, whole genome shotgun sequence genomic window carries:
- the HYCC2 gene encoding hyccin 2 isoform X2 has product MLGSERGVVEEWLSEFKALPEMQISSYAATLHRKKALVPALYKVIQDPNNELLEPVCHQLFELYRSSEVRLKRFTLQFLPELIWVYLRLTASRDRQSNGCIEALLLGIYNLEIADKDGNNKVLSFTIPSLSKPSIYHEPSTIGSMALTEGALCQHDLIKVVYSDLHPQRETFTAQNRFEVLSFLMLCYNSAIVYMPASSYQSLCRMGSRLCVSGFPRQHEKCWKEDCGRVVLDPDFMVQLLTGVYYAVYNGQWEVGQEALDDIIYRAQLELFSQPLLVANAMKNSLPFDAPDASQGGQKVLKVEVTPTVPRISRTAITTASIRRHRWRREDGEGVNGREESVNLNDADEGFSSGASLSSQPVGAKLSSTSQRGSLRKGVTGRSAKDKEISTPTKSMESPRESARKQYLNQSIDLSTDAIEMTPTKKHLSLPAGQVVPKANSVSLIRTASASSSKSFDYVNGSQGGSGVGIGGEGVTNLAAGNTNRFSTISLQEDRLGQAGNGKDVISPGAPLTKQSRSPSFNMQLISQV; this is encoded by the exons ATGCTTGGATCAGAACGTGGGGTTGTAGAAGAATGGCTTTCGGAATTCAAG GCATTACCTGAAATGCAAATATCCAGTTATGCAGCAACACTTCACCGGAAGAAAGCATTGGTTCCAGCTCTTTATAAGGTCATTCAAGATCCAAATAACGAG CTTCTGGAGCCTGTCTGCCACCAGCTCTTTGAACTCTATCGTAGTTCTGAGGTTCGTCTCAAACGGTTTACGCTGCAGTTCTTGCCAGAACTAATCTGGGTTTATCTGCGTCTTACTGCCAGCAGAGACAGACAGAGTAACGGTTGCATTGAAGCCCTGCTTTTGGGGATTTACAACTTG GAAATTGCTGACAAAGATGGGAACAATAAAGTTTTATCTTTCACCATCCCTTCCTTATCCAAGCCATCAATTTACCATGAG CCATCTACTATTGGATCCATGGCTTTGACTGAGGGAGCCCTATGTCAGCATGACCTCATCAAAGTGGTTTATAGCGACCTTCACCCTCAAAGAGAAACATTCACTGCGCAGAACAG GTTTGAGGTGCTGAGTTTTCTTATGCTGTGTTACAACTCTGCAATCGTCTATATGCCTGCCTCTTCCTATCAGTCACTTTGCAGGATGGGTTCCAG ACTCTGTGTGAGTGGGTTTCCACGGCAACATGAGAAATGCTGGAAGGAAGATTGTGGCCGAGTGGTACTGGATCCTGACTTCATGGTGCAGCTGCTCACTGGTGTCTATTATGCTGT TTATAATGGACAGTGGGAAGTTGGCCAAGAAGCACTAGATGACATAATTTACAGAGCCCAGCTTGAACTTTTTTCTCAGCCACTGTTG GTTGCAAATGCTATGAAGAATTCGTTGCCCTTTGATGCTCCTGATGCATCGCAAGGAGGACAGAAGGTGTTGAAGGTGGAGGTTACTCCAACTGTGCCGAGGATTTCTCGGACTGCCATTACAACAGCTTCAATCCGCCGACATCGCTGGAGAAGAGAAG ATGGTGAGGGTGTCAATGGAAGAGAAGAATCTGTGAATCTTAATGATGCTGATGAAGGATTTTCATCTGGGGCGTCCCTGAGCAGCCAGCCAGTTGGAGCCAAACTTTCATCCACATCTCAAAGGGGCAGCTTAAGGAAAGGAGTGACTGGGCGTTCAGCCAAGGATAAGGAGATTTCAACACCTACTAAATCCATGGAGAGCCCTCGAGAATCTGCCCGTAAGCAGTACCTGAACCAGTCTATTGACCTCAGTACAGATGCAATTGAAATGACTCCTACAAAGAAACACCTGAGCCTGCCTGCTGGGCAGGTGGTGCCAAAAGCCAATAGCGTGAGCCTGATTCGGACTGCTAGTGCTTCTTCCAGTAAATCATTTGACTACGTGAATGGCAGTCAAGGGGGTTCAGGAGTTGGTATTGGCGGTGAGGGTGTTACTAACTTAGCAGCTGGCAACACCAATCGGTTTTCGACCATTAGTCTACAGGAGGACCGCTTAGGCCAAGCTGGAAATGGCAAAGATGTCATCTCGCCAGGAGCTCCTCTGACCAAGCAGTCCCGATCCCCAAGTTTCAATATGCAACTCATATCCCAGGTTTAA
- the HYCC2 gene encoding hyccin 2 isoform X1 — MLGSERGVVEEWLSEFKALPEMQISSYAATLHRKKALVPALYKVIQDPNNELLEPVCHQLFELYRSSEVRLKRFTLQFLPELIWVYLRLTASRDRQSNGCIEALLLGIYNLEIADKDGNNKVLSFTIPSLSKPSIYHEPSTIGSMALTEGALCQHDLIKVVYSDLHPQRETFTAQNRFEVLSFLMLCYNSAIVYMPASSYQSLCRMGSRLCVSGFPRQHEKCWKEDCGRVVLDPDFMVQLLTGVYYAVYNGQWEVGQEALDDIIYRAQLELFSQPLLVANAMKNSLPFDAPDASQGGQKVLKVEVTPTVPRISRTAITTASIRRHRWRREDGFDFSSDADLSIPGSPILHGSTDLGIKRKQEGDVLVLRTPEHGSPEPNLAAATTEDGEGVNGREESVNLNDADEGFSSGASLSSQPVGAKLSSTSQRGSLRKGVTGRSAKDKEISTPTKSMESPRESARKQYLNQSIDLSTDAIEMTPTKKHLSLPAGQVVPKANSVSLIRTASASSSKSFDYVNGSQGGSGVGIGGEGVTNLAAGNTNRFSTISLQEDRLGQAGNGKDVISPGAPLTKQSRSPSFNMQLISQV, encoded by the exons ATGCTTGGATCAGAACGTGGGGTTGTAGAAGAATGGCTTTCGGAATTCAAG GCATTACCTGAAATGCAAATATCCAGTTATGCAGCAACACTTCACCGGAAGAAAGCATTGGTTCCAGCTCTTTATAAGGTCATTCAAGATCCAAATAACGAG CTTCTGGAGCCTGTCTGCCACCAGCTCTTTGAACTCTATCGTAGTTCTGAGGTTCGTCTCAAACGGTTTACGCTGCAGTTCTTGCCAGAACTAATCTGGGTTTATCTGCGTCTTACTGCCAGCAGAGACAGACAGAGTAACGGTTGCATTGAAGCCCTGCTTTTGGGGATTTACAACTTG GAAATTGCTGACAAAGATGGGAACAATAAAGTTTTATCTTTCACCATCCCTTCCTTATCCAAGCCATCAATTTACCATGAG CCATCTACTATTGGATCCATGGCTTTGACTGAGGGAGCCCTATGTCAGCATGACCTCATCAAAGTGGTTTATAGCGACCTTCACCCTCAAAGAGAAACATTCACTGCGCAGAACAG GTTTGAGGTGCTGAGTTTTCTTATGCTGTGTTACAACTCTGCAATCGTCTATATGCCTGCCTCTTCCTATCAGTCACTTTGCAGGATGGGTTCCAG ACTCTGTGTGAGTGGGTTTCCACGGCAACATGAGAAATGCTGGAAGGAAGATTGTGGCCGAGTGGTACTGGATCCTGACTTCATGGTGCAGCTGCTCACTGGTGTCTATTATGCTGT TTATAATGGACAGTGGGAAGTTGGCCAAGAAGCACTAGATGACATAATTTACAGAGCCCAGCTTGAACTTTTTTCTCAGCCACTGTTG GTTGCAAATGCTATGAAGAATTCGTTGCCCTTTGATGCTCCTGATGCATCGCAAGGAGGACAGAAGGTGTTGAAGGTGGAGGTTACTCCAACTGTGCCGAGGATTTCTCGGACTGCCATTACAACAGCTTCAATCCGCCGACATCGCTGGAGAAGAGAAG ATGGCTTTGACTTCTCAAGCGATGCTGACTTGAGCATTCCCGGATCTCCGATCCTACACGGCTCCACAGACCTAGGGATCAAACGCAAGCAAGAGGGGGACGTGCTGGTGCTCAGGACCCCTGAGCATGGCTCACCGGAGCCCAACCTGGCAGCAGCCACAACAGAGG ATGGTGAGGGTGTCAATGGAAGAGAAGAATCTGTGAATCTTAATGATGCTGATGAAGGATTTTCATCTGGGGCGTCCCTGAGCAGCCAGCCAGTTGGAGCCAAACTTTCATCCACATCTCAAAGGGGCAGCTTAAGGAAAGGAGTGACTGGGCGTTCAGCCAAGGATAAGGAGATTTCAACACCTACTAAATCCATGGAGAGCCCTCGAGAATCTGCCCGTAAGCAGTACCTGAACCAGTCTATTGACCTCAGTACAGATGCAATTGAAATGACTCCTACAAAGAAACACCTGAGCCTGCCTGCTGGGCAGGTGGTGCCAAAAGCCAATAGCGTGAGCCTGATTCGGACTGCTAGTGCTTCTTCCAGTAAATCATTTGACTACGTGAATGGCAGTCAAGGGGGTTCAGGAGTTGGTATTGGCGGTGAGGGTGTTACTAACTTAGCAGCTGGCAACACCAATCGGTTTTCGACCATTAGTCTACAGGAGGACCGCTTAGGCCAAGCTGGAAATGGCAAAGATGTCATCTCGCCAGGAGCTCCTCTGACCAAGCAGTCCCGATCCCCAAGTTTCAATATGCAACTCATATCCCAGGTTTAA